The segment ACGGCCAGCGCCAGCTCGTTGTACTGCGTCTCGAACATCAGATGCAGCGTGTTGAACATCGGACCCGTCACGTTCCAGTGGAAGTTGTGGGTCTTGAGGTAGAGGGTGTACGTATCTGCCAGCAGCTTGCAAAGGCCTTCCGCGATCTTCTTGCGGTCCTTGTCCGAGATACCGATGTTCACGCTCATCTCATTCTTCTTTGCCATGGTCGTTCAGCTCCATTTTGTTCAAGCCACGAGGATCGGCGCCCCAAAGTGACGCCGGCGGACAGTGGCCATTATCGCACCAGGACTACGCCACAAGGGAAGAAAGCCCCCTTGCGGCATCGAGGAACATCGCCATCGCGCCGAGCGCGACGATTGCCATGCCGATTTCCTTGCGTACCACCTTGCGGCGCAGGCGAGAGGCTTCACCACGGCCGGCGTCGCGCGCTTGCACGCGGAGTTGGCGAAAGCCTGATACGAAAAGATTGAGCATTGCCATGATGTCACTCCATAGTCCATCGCGTTTCTGGACGGGTTCCCGGAACCCGATGGAAGAAGTGTATTAGGCGACTATTGAATCGTCTATTCGATAAATTTCATATATCGAATAGACGATACCTATGCTTGCAGAAGGGATATGGCCCGGCGGTCAGGCCGGGATGGGATTCAGGCCGCGACGGCCTCGACCGTCTCCGTGTCGCCGAGCCTGCGCACGCCGGGCAGTTCGCACGCGGCCACCGCGTTGGCCAGCGCTTCCATGGCGGGAAGCCGCGTGAAGCTCTTGCGCCAGGCCAGCACCACGCGGCGGTCCGGCACGGGCTCGGCAAACGGCACGTAGGACAGCATGTCGTTGTGCGGCTTGAGGTCGGGCACCGAGGTGCGCGGCAGCACGGTGATACCAACACCGCTGGCCACCATATGACGGATGGTCTCGAGCGACGAACCTTCGAACGTCTTCTGGATGCCGTCGGCCGCCTGCGAGAAGCGCGACAGTTCCGGACACACGCTCAGCACGTGATCGCGGAAACAATGGCCGCTGCCGAGCAGCAGCATGGTCTGCTGCTTCAGTTCGTCCGGATCCACCTTGGTCTGCTGGGAAAGCTGGTGCCCGCGCGGCACGGCCACCACGAACGGCTCGTCATACAGCGGACGCACCGTCAGGCCGGAGTCCGGGAACGGCTCGGCCATGATCGCGCAGTCGATTTCGCCCTGCTTGAGCAGTTCGATCAGCTTGTTCGTGTAGTTCTCCTGCAGCATCAGCGGCATCTGCGGCACGGTCTCGATCATCTGCTTGACCAGTGCCGGCAGCAGGTACGGCCCGATCGTGTAGATCACGCCCAATCGCAGCGGCCCGGCCAGCGGGTCCTTGCCCTGCTTGGCGATCTCACGAATCGCCATGGTCTGCTCAAGCACACGCTGCGCCTGCGCGACGATCTGCTCGCCGATGGCCGTCACCGACACCTCGGAGGTGCCCCGCTCGAAGATCTGCACGGTCAGCTCGTCCTCCAGCTTCTTGATGGCGACCGACAGGGTCGGCTGCGACACGAAGCAGGCCTCGGCAGCCCGGCCGAAATGGCGCTCGCGCGCCACGGCGACGATGTACTTGAGTTCGGTGAGCGTCATGATCAATCAATTCCGGTTAGGCGATAGATTTTAGCTTCGATTCCCGTCCTTGTCAGATCGACAGGCAAAAGAAGCTGATTCGCCACTTTCAGACCTCTCCAATATGGCGAAGGCACGACATCAGGCCTTCAGGAAGTGCTCCCGGCCACCCAGCCAGCGCGACAGATGCGCCTCCACCGCTTCCGGGTACCGTTCCAACATCAGCTCGGCGGCCTCCTGGGCGTAATCGACGAGCCAGGCATCGGTTTCGAGGTCGGCGAATCGCAGCATCGCCTCGCCCGACTGCCGGGCACCCAGGAATTCACCGGGGCCGCGAATCTGCAGGTCGCGCCGTGCGATCTCGAAGCCGTCGGTGGTTTCGCGCATCGTCGCCAGCCGCTCGCGCGCTGTGGGCGACAGCGGCGCCTGGTACATCAGCAGGCAGACCGACTCGGCGCTTCCCCGCCCCACGCGCCCCCTTAACTGGTGGAGTTGCGCCAGCCCGAAACGTTCGGCGTGTTCGATCACCATCAGCGATGCATTGGGAACGTCGACGCCCACTTCGATCACGGTGGTGGCCACCAGCACCTGCAGCCGGTTGGCGGTGAAATCGTCCATCACGGCGGCCTTCTCGGCCGGTGGCAGCCGCCCGTGAACCAGCCCGACACGCAGATCGGGCAGCGCCGCAACCAGCGTTTCGTACGTCTCGACTGCCGTCTGGAGCTGCAGCGCCTCGCTTTCCTCGATCAGCGGACACACCCAGTAGACCTGGCGCCCTTCGGCGGCCGCATGGTGCACGCGCTCGATCACCTCGTCGCGGCGCGCGTCATTGACCAGCCGCGTGACGATTGGCGTGCGGCCGGGCGGCAATTCGTCGATCACCGACACATCGAGGTCGGCGTAGTAGGTCATCGCCAGCGTGCGCGGGATCGGCGTGGCCGACATCATGAGCTGGTGCGGCACCACTTTTTCCTCCGCCGGTCGCGCCGGCTCGCCCGGCTGGTCCGCTTCCCCGGCCTTGCCACGCAGCGCCAGCCGCTGGGCAACGCCGAAGCGATGCTGCTCGTCGACCACGGCCAGACCGAGCCGGGCGAACCGAACGGTGTCCTGGATCAGCGCATGGGTGCCGATCACGAGCTTCGCCTCGCCTGATTCGGCGCGCGCCACGGCCTCGCGCTTCTCCTTCGCCTTCAGACTGCCCGCCAACCAGACCACAGGCACGCCAAGCGGTTCGAGCCATGCGGACAACTTGCGGAAATGCTGCTCGGCCAGGATTTCGGTCGGCGCCATCAACGCGGCCTGATAGCCGGCGTCGATCGCCTGGCACGCGGCCAGCGCGGCGACGATCGTCTTGCCGCTGCCCACGTCGCCCTGTAGCAGACGATGCATGGGGTGCGGACGGGCCATGTCGGCGGCGATTTCCTCGACCACCCGCTGCTGCGCGCCCGTCAGGCGGAACGGCAGCGCGCCAAGGAAGCTGGTCAGCAAGCCACCCGCACGGCGCGGCATCGACGGCGCGTTCTTCTCCTTGCGCGCGGCCTGCGAGCGGCGCAGCGAAATCTGCTGCGCGAGCAGTTCATCGAACTTGATCCGCACCCACGCCGGATGCGAGCGATCGGCCAGCGCGGCCTCGCTTTCCTGCTGTGGCGGGTTGTGCAGCAGGCGCAGGCAATCGATCAGCGGCGGCAGCTTCAACTGCGCCAGCGGCCCGCGCAGCACCGCCTGGGGCAGGGTTTCCGGCATCGGCGTGCGCTGCATCGCCCCGCCGATGGCCTTGCGCAGGTAAGCCTGAGAAATCCCGGCGGTGGCCGGATAGACCGGCGTCAGGCGGTCCGGCAACGGCTCGCCCGGCGTCACCGCCCGCACGGTTGGATGGACCATCTCGGCGCCAAAGAAGCCGCCGCGAATCTCGCCGCGCACGCGCAGACGCGTGCCTTCGGCCATCTGCTTGGTCTGGCCGCCGTAGAAATTGAGGAAACGCAGCGTCAGTTCGCCGGTTTCATCGGCCACCTTGACCACAAGCTGGCGGCGCGGGCGGAACGTCACCTCGTTCGAGATCACTTCGCCTTCGATCTGCGCCGGCAGGCCAATACCCGCACGGTGGATCGCGTCGCGGATCGGCTCGAGCGTGGTTTCGTCCTCGTAGCGGAGCGGCAGGTGCAGCACGAGGTCGACACTGCGTCGCAGGCCGAGCTTGGCCAGCCGCGCTGCGGCCGTGGACGGCTTGGCATCGGCAGCCTTGGCGGATTTCCTGGCGGCGGAGGCGGGTTCGTCGATCGGTTCGGTGGCGGAGCCTGGCATCAGCGCGGGAATATGGGCGGCAACATGGGCAAGCAGGCGAAGCCTGGCGCCCAAGCCTTACAATGTCGGATTCGCCGATTTTACCCATGCCGTACCGATCACCGCGGTAGCACGCCCACAAAGCTTGCCGCCGTGCACGGTTTTGGCCGTTGTATCCAGCCATGTTGACCCTGTCCGATTTCGATTTTCCGCTGCCGCCCGAACTGATCGCGCAGTCCGCCCTGCCTGACCGCAGCGCCAGCCGTCTGCTGGTGGTGGAGCGGACCGCCCCCGAGGACACGTCCGAGGCGGTGCGGCTGGTCGACCGCGCCTTCAGCGACATCCTTGAATATCTGAATCCGGACGACCTGCTCGTGTTCAACGACACGCGCGTGATCAAGGCCCGTTTTTTCGGCCACAAGCCGAGCGGCGGCCGGATCGAAGTGCTGGTGGAACGGGTGGTCGATACCCACACGGTGCTGGCCCAGGTGCGCGCGTCGAAGACGCCTGTCGAGGGCAGCCTGCTGCACCTGGCGGATGACGCCTTCGCAGTGACCGTGGGCCCCCGCGTCGACCAGTTCTTCACACTGCGCTTTCCCGAGCCCGCGCTCGACCTGATCGAACGTTACGGCCGCCTGCCGCTGCCGCCGTACATCACCCACGACCCCGACGCCTACGACGAAACGCGCTACCAGACCGTCTACGCGCGCAACCCCGGCGCGGTGGCCGCGCCCACGGCCGGATTGCACTTCGACGACGCCCTGTTCGCCCGGCTGGACGCCGCCGGCATCCGCCGCGCCTTCCTGACGCTGCACGTTGGCGCGGGCACGTTCCAGCCCGTGCGTACCGAAAACCTGTCCGAGCACAAGATGCATTCGGAGTGGTATGCCATCTCGCCCGAACTGGCGGATGCCGTGCGCGAGACCCGCGCGCGTGGCGGACGCGTGATCGCCGTCGGCACCACGTCGCTGCGCGCGCTGGAATCGGCCGCCGCCGAAGATGGCACGCTGGAGGCGGGCAGCGGCGATACTGACATCTTCATCACGCCCGGCTACGCCTTCCGCATCGTCGACGCGCTGATCACCAACTTCCATCTGCCCAAGTCCACGCTGCTGATGCTGGTCTCCGCGCTGGCCGGCGTGGAGGCGATTCGCGACGCCTA is part of the Cupriavidus metallidurans CH34 genome and harbors:
- a CDS encoding LysR substrate-binding domain-containing protein, giving the protein MTLTELKYIVAVARERHFGRAAEACFVSQPTLSVAIKKLEDELTVQIFERGTSEVSVTAIGEQIVAQAQRVLEQTMAIREIAKQGKDPLAGPLRLGVIYTIGPYLLPALVKQMIETVPQMPLMLQENYTNKLIELLKQGEIDCAIMAEPFPDSGLTVRPLYDEPFVVAVPRGHQLSQQTKVDPDELKQQTMLLLGSGHCFRDHVLSVCPELSRFSQAADGIQKTFEGSSLETIRHMVASGVGITVLPRTSVPDLKPHNDMLSYVPFAEPVPDRRVVLAWRKSFTRLPAMEALANAVAACELPGVRRLGDTETVEAVAA
- the recG gene encoding ATP-dependent DNA helicase RecG, translated to MPGSATEPIDEPASAARKSAKAADAKPSTAAARLAKLGLRRSVDLVLHLPLRYEDETTLEPIRDAIHRAGIGLPAQIEGEVISNEVTFRPRRQLVVKVADETGELTLRFLNFYGGQTKQMAEGTRLRVRGEIRGGFFGAEMVHPTVRAVTPGEPLPDRLTPVYPATAGISQAYLRKAIGGAMQRTPMPETLPQAVLRGPLAQLKLPPLIDCLRLLHNPPQQESEAALADRSHPAWVRIKFDELLAQQISLRRSQAARKEKNAPSMPRRAGGLLTSFLGALPFRLTGAQQRVVEEIAADMARPHPMHRLLQGDVGSGKTIVAALAACQAIDAGYQAALMAPTEILAEQHFRKLSAWLEPLGVPVVWLAGSLKAKEKREAVARAESGEAKLVIGTHALIQDTVRFARLGLAVVDEQHRFGVAQRLALRGKAGEADQPGEPARPAEEKVVPHQLMMSATPIPRTLAMTYYADLDVSVIDELPPGRTPIVTRLVNDARRDEVIERVHHAAAEGRQVYWVCPLIEESEALQLQTAVETYETLVAALPDLRVGLVHGRLPPAEKAAVMDDFTANRLQVLVATTVIEVGVDVPNASLMVIEHAERFGLAQLHQLRGRVGRGSAESVCLLMYQAPLSPTARERLATMRETTDGFEIARRDLQIRGPGEFLGARQSGEAMLRFADLETDAWLVDYAQEAAELMLERYPEAVEAHLSRWLGGREHFLKA
- the queA gene encoding tRNA preQ1(34) S-adenosylmethionine ribosyltransferase-isomerase QueA, which gives rise to MLTLSDFDFPLPPELIAQSALPDRSASRLLVVERTAPEDTSEAVRLVDRAFSDILEYLNPDDLLVFNDTRVIKARFFGHKPSGGRIEVLVERVVDTHTVLAQVRASKTPVEGSLLHLADDAFAVTVGPRVDQFFTLRFPEPALDLIERYGRLPLPPYITHDPDAYDETRYQTVYARNPGAVAAPTAGLHFDDALFARLDAAGIRRAFLTLHVGAGTFQPVRTENLSEHKMHSEWYAISPELADAVRETRARGGRVIAVGTTSLRALESAAAEDGTLEAGSGDTDIFITPGYAFRIVDALITNFHLPKSTLLMLVSALAGVEAIRDAYRHAVDARYRFFSYGDAMLLTRRDRRA